A region from the Francisella orientalis FNO12 genome encodes:
- a CDS encoding cysteine hydrolase family protein, whose amino-acid sequence MKNKIVIVADFINEIVDEKGVFGAHNAKRVKDDKTMEKANQLITWARENNIMIAHVKVGFSKDYKECSKVSPMFKQVPEYGVFQLGTWATDFHPSMDVQEHDIIITKHRVSALYGTNLEVVLRANNVQDVIICGVSTSYVVESTARELHDRDYRVMVVADACNASSQETHEASLSNLNKIARIVCVDNLLKGECFGN is encoded by the coding sequence ATGAAAAATAAAATCGTGATTGTTGCAGACTTTATAAATGAGATAGTCGATGAGAAAGGCGTTTTTGGAGCTCATAACGCTAAGAGAGTTAAAGATGATAAAACTATGGAAAAAGCAAATCAATTAATTACATGGGCAAGAGAAAATAATATTATGATTGCTCATGTTAAGGTTGGTTTTAGTAAAGATTATAAAGAGTGTTCAAAAGTTTCTCCTATGTTTAAGCAAGTTCCGGAATATGGTGTTTTTCAGTTAGGTACTTGGGCAACAGATTTTCATCCAAGTATGGATGTTCAAGAGCATGATATCATAATAACAAAACATCGCGTCAGTGCACTATATGGTACTAATCTTGAAGTTGTTTTGCGAGCAAATAATGTTCAAGATGTTATTATTTGTGGAGTATCAACCAGTTATGTGGTAGAGTCTACTGCTAGGGAATTACATGATCGTGACTATAGAGTCATGGTTGTGGCAGATGCCTGTAATGCTAGCAGTCAAGAAACGCATGAAGCAAGTTTGTCAAATCTAAATAAAATTGCTAGAATTGTATGCGTAGATAATTTATTAAAGGGAGAGTGTTTTGGTAATTAA
- a CDS encoding fucose permease-like protein, whose product MQIVQKLSSQEYNTNYQSDGAKILRGENVDLNTTRNYFILKDSAYPEIYNSGAYALNMMFSNTGGGKDGATLVVKNLLDKMGCIYPIINFVVILMAILGLSDSCIYPSVLGYAMDKLPHVSSGATSFLVTVGAIGISLGTSLSGMLCNLLGREPAMLVGPVMLLVLATLVVIVHNLKVVK is encoded by the coding sequence TTGCAGATAGTTCAAAAGCTATCTTCACAAGAATATAATACAAATTATCAATCTGATGGTGCTAAAATTTTGAGGGGAGAAAATGTAGATCTAAATACTACCAGAAATTATTTTATATTAAAAGATTCTGCTTATCCTGAAATATATAATTCAGGAGCTTATGCACTAAATATGATGTTTAGTAATACAGGTGGAGGTAAAGATGGAGCAACTTTAGTAGTTAAAAATTTACTTGATAAAATGGGTTGTATATATCCAATTATTAATTTTGTTGTAATTTTGATGGCTATATTAGGACTTAGTGACTCATGTATATATCCATCCGTTCTTGGTTATGCAATGGATAAGCTTCCTCATGTATCAAGTGGAGCAACATCATTCTTAGTAACTGTCGGTGCAATAGGTATTTCATTAGGGACGTCTTTATCAGGTATGCTTTGTAACCTATTAGGGCGCGAGCCTGCAATGTTGGTCGGACCCGTAATGTTATTGGTGTTGGCCACTTTGGTAGTGATTGTGCATAATTTGAAAGTTGTCAAATAG